In the genome of Triticum urartu cultivar G1812 chromosome 5, Tu2.1, whole genome shotgun sequence, one region contains:
- the LOC125508266 gene encoding phenylalanine--tRNA ligase beta subunit, cytoplasmic-like: MPTVSVGRDRLFAALGRVYTQDEFEALCFDFGIELDDVTTEKAIIRKEKHLEEDVEADGDDEVIYKIEVAANRYDLLCLEGIARSLRIFTGSEATPIFKIASIPRGSMLQMHVRSQTSQIRPYVVCAVLRGVTFDEVRYNSFIDLQDKLHQNICRKRTLVAIGTHDLDTLQGPFTYEALPPQEINFIPLKQEQNFRADALMDFYRSDMKLKKFLHIIENSPVYPVIHDSNRTVLSLPPIINGAHSAITLKTRNVFIECTATDLTKANIVLNTMVAMFSEYCENKFEVEPVEVVSYDGSTAIYPDLSCYKMEVPLSDIVGPIGISVDETQVISLLNKMQLQARLCSSNGEPCISVSVPPTRSDVLHARDLTEDVAIAYGYNNVPKSKPKSMTIGGRQPLNRFSDKIRAEVARAGYMEVLTFVLTSHEENFDMLNRTDDGNKAVIIANPRTSEFEVVRSSLMSCLLKTLKHNIDHPRPIKIFEVGDVVSLDASRDVGASNNRRLAALYCNSNSGFEEIMGLVDRIVKIVTHSPCVKFGQTYYVPSSEPEFFTKRQCKIVKSDGKQVGYLGIVHAEVLRKFGIPDPCTFVEIDIEALL, from the exons ATGCCGACGGTCAGCGTCGGCCGCGACCGCCTCTTCGCCGCACTCGGCAGGGTCTACA CGCAAGACGAATTCGAGGCACTCTGCTTCGATTTCGGCATCGAACTCGATGATGTG ACCACAGAGAAGGCCATCATCCGGAAGGAGAAGCACCTGGAGGAAGACGTCGAAGCGGATGGCGATGACGAGGTCATCTACAAGATTGAGGTTGCCGCCAATAG ATATGATTTGTTATGTCTAGAAGGAATAGCAAGGTCCCTTCGCATTTTCACTGGGAGTGAAGCTACCCCTATATTTAAAATTGCCTCAATCCCTCGTGGTTCAATGCTTCAGATGCATGTTAGATCACAG ACCTCGCAAATTAGACCATATGTAGTTTGTGCTGTCCTAAGAGGAGTAACTTTTGATGAAGTCAGATACAACAGCTTCATTGATCTTCAAGACAAACTCCATCAAAATATTTGCCG GAAGAGAACTCTTGTTGCTATTGGTACCCATGATTTGGACACTCTACAAGGACCCTTCACATACGAG GCTCTACCACCACAGGAAATCAATTTTATCCCACTAAAGCAG GAGCAAAATTTCAGAGCGGATGCATTGATGGATTTCTACAGA TCGGACATGAAATTGAAGAAATTTTTGCATATAATCGAGAACTCTCCAGTTTACCCAGTTATACATGATAGCAACAG AACTGTATTATCTTTACCTCCTATCATCAATGGTGCACATTCTGCTATCACCCTTAAGACAAGGAATGTGTTTATCGAATGCACTGCGACAGACCTTACAAAAGCAAATATTGTTCTGAACACAATG GTTGCAATGTTTTCGGAGTACTGTGAAAATAAGTTTGAAGTGGAACCAGTTGAAGTGGTATCTTATGATGGAAGCACAGCCATTTATCCTGATCTTTCATGTTATAAAATGGAAGTTCCGCTCTCTGATATTGTTGGACCCATTGGAATCTCCGTAGATGAGACACAG GTTATCTCCCTTTTGAACAAAATGCAATTGCAAGCGAGACTTTGTTCATCAAATGGGGAGCCTTGTATTTCGGTGTCTGTCCCTCCTACAAGAAGTGATGTTCTGCATGCCCGTGATCTAACAGAG GATGTTGCTATAGCTTATGGGTACAACAATGTGCCAAAATCAAAGCCAAAGTCTATGACAATAGGTGGAAGGCAACCACTAAACCGTTTCTCTGATAAAATCCGTGCTGAG GTTGCAAGAGCTGGTTATATGGAGGTGCTCACATTTGTTTTGACTTCACACGAAGAAAACTTTGACATGCTAAACAGGACAGACGATGGAAATAAAGCAGTCATTATTGCAAACCCCCGTACTTCTGAATTTGAG GTTGTAAGGAGTAGTCTGATGTCATGTTTGTTGAAAACGCTGAAGCATAATATAGACCATCCAAGACCCATAAAG ATTTTTGAAGTTGGGGATGTAGTGTCATTGGATGCTTCACGTGATGTTGGTGCCTCCAATAATCGCCGGCTTGCAGCTTTGTACTGTAATAGTAATTCTGGATTTGAG GAAATTATGGGTTTGGTGGATAGGATCGTCAAAATCGTGACACATTCTCCATGCGTAAAATTCGGCCAGACTTACTATGTTCCTTCAAGT GAACCCGAGTTCTTTACTAAAAGACAATGCAAAATTGTTAAGAGTGATGGAAAGCAGGTTGGCTACTTGGGAATTGTCCACGCTGAG GTGCTAAGAAAATTTGGCATTCCGGACCCCTGCACCTTTGTCGAGATTGACATTGAGGCTCTTTTGTAG